In a genomic window of Telopea speciosissima isolate NSW1024214 ecotype Mountain lineage chromosome 5, Tspe_v1, whole genome shotgun sequence:
- the LOC122662145 gene encoding probable galacturonosyltransferase 3, with product MEACSRTPIRSSLVLLIISILQVTFLVTPVSAYMLDTPLSRRELKDYQPLHDSVQYSDRKEEDYKRKSSADQVDNNPGEEDIEIIATYSDAFGAIRTSAVKSKDLSASWVWENPDEKIHNELKISQASEDSFEHEMSASEGVTERQYGRGSIQYQPESPINPVKLKRQKMRQERLKLRTAELINQNKEAEKQMQVAAIERSKQLNTTAVPEKYSIWRKEYETPHSNSMLKLMRDQNIMAKAYATIARSKNDLGLFESLMEHIKESQHAIGEANSDAELHPGALDRAKAMGRVLSMAKNQLYDSAVVARKLRAMLQSTERNINELKRKSAFLIQLAAKTVPKPLHCLPLQLTTDYFLLDRGSEEVVNKDKLEDSSLYHYAIFSDNVLATSVVVNSTVLHAKEPEKHVFHIVTDKLNFAAMKMWFLVNSPVDATVQVENIDDFKWLNSSYCSVLRQLESARIKEFYFKANHPSSLSAGSDNLKYRNPKYLSMLNHLRFYLPEVYPKLDKILFLDDDIVVQKDLTPLWSIDLQGMVNGAVETCKESFHRFDKYLNFSNPKISQNFDPNACGWAFGMNIFNLKEWKNRDITGIYHHWQDMNEDRTLWKLGSLPPGLITFYNLTYPLDRSWHVLGLGYDPALNQTEIENAAVIHYNGNYKPWLDLAVTKYRSYWTRYVQFNNTYLRLCSISE from the exons GAAGAagattacaaaagaaaaagttctGCTGATCAAGTTGACAATAACCCTGGGGAAGAG GACATCGAAATAATTGCGACATACAGTGATGCTTTTGGTGCTATTCGAACTAGTGCTGTCAAATCCAAGGATTTATCAGCTTCATGGGTCTGGGAGAACCCTGATGAAAAAATTCACAATGAGCTGAAAATTAGCCAG GCAAGTGAAGATTCGTTCGAACATGAGATGAGTGCGTCGGAAGGCGTCACTGAACGTCAATATGGGAGAGGAAGCATCCAGTATCAACCAGAGTCTCCAATCAACCCTGTTAAGCTCAAACGCCAG AAAATGCGACAGGAAAGACTAAAACTCCGAACTGCAGAACTAATCAACCAGAATAAAGAGGCAGAAAAACAGATGCAAGTAGCAGCTATTGAACGGTCAAAACAGCTCAATACAACCGCGGTCCCAGAAAAGTACAGTATATGGAGAAAGGAATATGAAACTCCGCACTCTAACTCCATGTTGAAACTTATGCGGGATCAAAACATAATGGCCAAAGCATATGCAACCATTGCTCGGTCCAAGAATGATCTAGGTCTCTTTGAATCCCTGATGGAACACATTAAAGAAAGCCAGCATGCTATTGGAGAAGCCAATTCTGATGCTGAGCTACACCCAGG TGCACTTGATCGAGCTAAAGCAATGGGTCGTGTTTTATCTATGGCAAAGAACCAATTATATGACTCTGCTGTAGTAGCAAGGAAGTTAAGAGCCATGCTGCAGTCTACCGAACGGAATATAAATGAGCTAAAGAGGAAAAGTGCTTTCTTAATCCAGCTTGCTGCAAAAACGGTTCCTAAGCCATTGCATTGTCTCCCATTACAGCTCACAACTGACTATTTCTTGCTGGATCGTGGAAGTGAAGAAGTTGTAAACAAAGACAAGCTTGAAGATTCCTCTCTCTACCATTATGCCATTTTCTCTGACAATGTACTTGCCACATCTGTTGTAGTCAATTCTACGGTGTTACATGCAAAGGAACCAGAGAAGCATGTGTTCCATATAGTCACTGATAAACTGAACTTTGCTGCCATGAAGATGTGGTTCCTTGTCAATTCTCCTGTAGATGCAACAGTCCAAGTCGAGAACATTGATGATTTTAAGTGGCTCAATTCTTCTTACTGTTCGGTTCTACGCCAGCTTGAATCTGCAAGAATCAAAGAGTTTTATTTCAAGGCTAATCACCCATCTTCCCTTTCTGCTGGTTCTGATAATCTCAAATATAGAAATCCCAAATATTTGTCGATGCTGAACCATCTAAGGTTCTACCTTCCTGAAGTTTACCCAAAGTTAGACAAGATCCTCTTTCTGGATGATGATATTGTAGTTCAGAAAGATTTAACGCCTCTTTGGTCTATTGacttgcaaggaatggtgaaTGGAGCAGTGGAGACTTGTAAAGAGAGCTTCCATCGGTTTGATAAGTATCTCAACTTCTCTAACCCAAAGatctctcaaaattttgatccaaatgcatGTGGGTGGGCATTTGGAATGAATATCTTCAACTTGAAGGAGTGGAAAAATCGAGATATCACTGGAATTTATCACCATTGGCAAGACATG AATGAAGACCGGACTCTTTGGAAGCTAGGTTCACTGCCACCCGGATTGATTACATTCTACAATTTGACATATCCTCTGGATCGGAGCTGGCACGTGTTGGGACTTGGGTATGACCCAGCACTCAACCAAACAGAGATAGAGAATGCTGCTGTCATCCACTACAATGGGAATTACAAGCCATGGCTGGACCTGGCAGTAACCAAGTACAGGTCCTACTGGACCAGATATGTCCAATTTAATAACACTTACCTTCGACTATGCAGCATTAGTGAATAA
- the LOC122661031 gene encoding pentatricopeptide repeat-containing protein At2g17210: MRIPTKFSGSKLAIMSLRIMESSSKGQWQEVLYNCHEMSEAGALVDPSVFPPILKACTNLGFLTQGYSIHAHVIKKGLESYPSIGNSTLDFYMKSEDMDSALGVFDSLRSKDSVSWNIVIHGCFDQGASEDGLWLFREARVAGFEPNISTLVLVLQACRRLRALHEAWIIHGFIIRSGFSDIISVQNSLLSMYVDYSNIESARCLFDRMPVRDVISWSAIIGGFVHCGEADVAIGLFQEMFSVPHVQPDGLTVVNVLKACTSLEDIDLGRMLHVFVICRGFSSDLFIENSLVCMYSKCNDSDSAFKIFCEVPQRNIVSWNSILSGFVHNKRNSEAVILFITMVEAGIEADEVTMVTLLQAIKNLIHPLHCQSVHSMVLRRGYELNDLVLNSLIDAYAKCDMVDLAWKLFKRMTRRDMISWSTMIAGFTHCGMPNEAITIFQEMNQLQEKPNAVTMLSLLEACAVSADLRRSKWAHAIAIRRGLSTEVEVGTAILDVYSNCGEIDLSRRVFDHMLERNVISWSAMIAAYGMNSRANDALALLAEMELQGMKPNAVTILSVLSACSHGGLVEQGLCCFEKMVRNHGFEPRLEHYSCVVDMLGRAGKLNSAMYMIKNMPEGIKAGASAWGALLSACRSYGNNEVGRGAAVHVLELEPSKSAGYLLASSMYAAGGLWGKVARMRGLVKERDVKVVAGYSLVHLENKPHRFVAGKVTHPQAGEIHAVVKHLHGVMKIDGRNETLEDSFTC, encoded by the coding sequence ATGCGTATCCCCACCAAATTTTCTGGTTCCAAGTTGGCAATTATGAGTTtgagaatcatggaatcatcgTCTAAGGGGCAATGGCAAGAAGTACTTTATAACTGTCATGAAATGAGTGAAGCAGGAGCTCTAGTGGACCCTTCCGTGTTCCCACCCATTCTCAAAGCGTGTACCAACCTTGGGTTCTTGACTCAAGGATATTCTATTCATGCGCATGTTATCAAGAAGGGATTGGAATCGTACCCTTCTATCGGCAATTCCACTCTGGATTTTTACATGAAGAGCGAGGATATGGATTCTGCCTTGGGTGTTTTTGATTCCCTGAGGAGTAAGGACTCAGTTTCTTGGAATATAGTCATCCATGGGTGCTTTGATCAAGGTGCTTCTGAGGATGGGTTGTGGTTGTTTAGAGAAGCGAGGGTTGCAGGCTTTGAACCAAACATCTCCACCTTGGTGCTCGTATTACAGGCTTGCCGACGTTTAAGAGCTCTCCATGAAGCTTGGATCATTCACGGTTTCATAATTCGAAGTGGGTTTTCAGATATTATTTCAGTTCAGAATTCTCTATTGAGTATGTACGTGGACTACTCTAATATAGAATCTGCACGTTGTTTGTTCGACAGAATGCCTGTTAGAGATGTTATATCATGGAGCGCGATTATTGGGGGATTTGTACACTGTGGGGAAGCTGACGTTGCAATTGGATTGTTCCAAGAGATGTTTTCTGTACCCCATGTCCAACCAGATGGCCTTACGGTAGTAAATGTTCTTAAAGCCTGCACTAGTCTGGAGGACATTGATCTTGGAAgaatgctccacgtttttgtgaTCTGTAGAGGTTTTAGTTCTGATTTGTTTATTGAGAATTCGTTGGTTTGTATGTATTCTAAGTGTAATGATTCTGATTCggcttttaaaattttttgtgaGGTTCCTCAGAGGAATATTGTTTCGTGGAATTCTATCTTATCTGGATTTGTCCATAACAAGCGGAATTCAGAAGCTGTAATATTGTTTATTACAATGGTCGAGGCTGGAATCGAGGCTGATGAGGTGACCATGGTTACTCTTCTTCAAGCAATCAAGAACCTCATACACCCACTGCACTGCCAATCTGTTCATTCCATGGTACTCCGTAGGGGGTACGAATTGAACGATCTGGTGTTGAATTCTTTAATCGATGCCTATGCCAAGTGTGATATGGTTGATCTTGCTTGGAAGCTGTTCAAAAGAATGACAAGGAGAGATATGATTTCATGGAGCACAATGATTGCCGGTTTCACCCATTGTGGGATGCCAAATGAAGCAATTACCATCTTTCAGGAGATGAATCAGTTGCAGGAGAAGCCAAATGCGGTTACCATGCTGAGCCTTTTGGAGGCTTGTGCGGTTTCAGCTGATCTGAGAAGGTCAAAATGGGCCCATGCTATTGCAATTAGAAGAGGATTGTCAACGGAGGTGGAAGTTGGAACTGCCATCCTAGATGTGTACTCCAACTGTGGGGAGATAGATCTTTCAAGAAGAGTGTTTGACCACATGCTTGAGAGAAACGTAATATCATGGAGTGCTATGATAGCAGCATATGGAATGAACAGTCGTGCAAATGATGCACTTGCTTTGCTTGCTGAGATGGAATTGCAGGGTATGAAGCCGAATGCTGTAACAATCCTTTCAGTGTTGTCAGCATGTAGCCATGGGGGATTAGTGGAGCAGGGGCTTTGTTGTTTTGAAAAGATGGTTCGAAATCATGGGTTTGAGCCTCGTTTAGAGCATTACTCATGCGTTGTTGATATGTTGGGTCGGGCTGGGAAGCTCAATAGTGCAATGTATATGATCAAGAATATGCCTGAAGGGATCAAGGCGGGAGCCAGTGCCTGGGGTGCTCTGTTGAGTGCTTGTAGGAGTTATGGAAACAATGAAGTTGGTAGAGGAGCTGCAGTGCATGTACTTGAGTTGGAGCCCTCGAAATCAGCTGGTTATCTGCTGGCATCAAGCATGTATGCCGCAGGTGGATTATGGGGCAAAGTGGCGAGGATGAGAGGGTTAGTGAAGGAGAGGGATGTCAAGGTTGTGGCGGGTTACAGCTTGGTGCACTTAGAGAACAAGCCACATAGGTTTGTAGCCGGAAAGGTGACTCACCCGCAGGCTGGCGAGATACATGCAGTAGTGAAGCACTTGCATGGTGTTATGAAGATTGATGGGAGAAACGAGACACTTGAAGATTCCTTTACGTGCTGA
- the LOC122662856 gene encoding uncharacterized protein LOC122662856, translating to MTHGADSSSSFAPSLAHSPYFLHASENPSAPLITPVLDGNNFPTWHHAMLMALEAKNKLQLLDGSLPKPDSTSTDLPHWIRCNSMVRSWLVHSIVPGSAHNKLWFDSTRDAWVDLHSRFSPKNAPQTFEIRSISTLKQGLDSISTYYTKLKSLCDELASYHTLPPRSCGSATKLHEFFYFDSLMDFLQGLNDSYSVVRSQILLMDQLPTIAKAYSLLLQDEQQRSLHSLPAS from the coding sequence ATGACTCATGGTGCTGAcagttcttcctcttttgcaCCATCACTTGCTCATTCTCCATACTTCCTCCACGCATCTGAGAACCCGAGCGCTCCTCTCATCACCCCCGTTCTCGATGGCAATAATTTTCCCACGTGGCATCATGCCATGCTCATGGCGCTTGAGGCAAAGAATAAGCTGCAGCTTCTTGATGGTTCTTTGCCCAAGCCAGACTCTACGTCCACCGATCTCCCTCATTGGATTCGTTGCAATAGTATGGTGAGATCATGGCTTGTTCATTCCATTGTTCCCGGCAGCGCCCATAACAAACTTTGGTTTGACTCTACTCGGGATGCTTGGGTTGACTTGCATAGCCGCTTCTCTCCGAAGAATGCACCTCAAACTTTTGAGATCCGCTCCATCTCTACCTTGAAGCAAGGTCTCGATTCCATTTCAACATATTACACTAAGCTAAAAAGCCTTTGCGATGAGTTGGCTTCCTATCACACCTTGCCGCCACGCTCTTGTGGATCTGCTACAAAGcttcatgaatttttttattttgattcccTAATGGACTTTCTTCAAGGTCTTAATGATTCATATTCAGTAGTTCGTAGTCAGATCCTCTTAATGGATCAACTTCCTACGATTGCCAAAGCATATTCCCTACTCTTACAAGATGAACAACAGCGGTCGCTTCATTCACTTCCTGCTTCATAG